Proteins encoded by one window of Salirhabdus salicampi:
- a CDS encoding rhomboid family intramembrane serine protease, producing MYINDQYYLWNLASKLIFEQHFEILQLDDQSNEIWLEKIKGNKTELVRLSLQGFDWANHVKKDIEGTIEQVRRNRKQIIGKEVMIYNVYVSQYPPVDDWSRLKRPHRLRDRKTYTIQTFYLESENREQELQRFLQNINVPPFSIQYHTEDEMANQLTVMKRAIHQESERKKQELASLFQYSTPFFTYIILAINVIVFYLVETSTEGGSTDTLNLIQWGAKFNPYIMEGEWWRIFSSMFLHIGFIHIMMNMLALFYLGTTVERMYGKTKFLIIYFLAGTVGGLASFAFNSSVAAGASGALFGLFGALLFFGVTNKKVFFQTMGKELLFIIGLNVILGLSVPNIDNGAHMGGLVGGFIASAIVQLPKRKSLLMQFGALFLYCGLVFGLIYSGIHQTFTGFDPNVSIVMGDRQVEENNYGKAVELYSEGIQHTGDHEQLQILYFKRAYVYIQQEELTKAKEDLLKAIEYNASFAEAHYNLALVYHKLDDIESAIHHVNTAVELNNDEQFRSLQERLLKVRDSLN from the coding sequence ATGTACATAAATGATCAGTATTACTTATGGAATCTCGCATCTAAATTAATTTTTGAACAGCATTTCGAAATACTCCAACTTGATGACCAATCAAATGAAATTTGGCTTGAAAAAATAAAAGGAAATAAAACCGAATTAGTTCGATTAAGTTTGCAAGGGTTTGACTGGGCCAATCATGTCAAAAAAGATATTGAGGGAACGATAGAACAAGTGCGACGGAATCGCAAACAAATTATCGGGAAGGAAGTGATGATTTACAACGTATATGTTTCTCAATATCCCCCAGTCGATGATTGGAGCCGCTTAAAAAGGCCACATCGATTACGTGATCGAAAAACGTATACAATCCAAACTTTTTACTTAGAGTCCGAAAACCGTGAGCAGGAATTACAACGTTTTCTTCAAAATATAAATGTCCCTCCGTTTTCGATTCAATATCATACAGAAGATGAAATGGCCAATCAACTTACTGTGATGAAAAGGGCGATTCATCAAGAATCAGAACGAAAAAAGCAGGAATTAGCGTCACTTTTTCAATATAGTACCCCTTTTTTTACATACATCATTTTAGCGATTAATGTCATTGTTTTTTACCTGGTGGAAACGAGTACTGAGGGTGGAAGTACGGATACGTTGAATTTAATTCAATGGGGAGCAAAGTTTAATCCATATATTATGGAGGGGGAATGGTGGCGAATCTTTTCGTCCATGTTTTTACATATTGGCTTTATTCATATAATGATGAACATGCTTGCCCTTTTTTATCTAGGGACTACGGTTGAACGGATGTATGGAAAAACAAAATTTTTAATCATTTATTTTTTAGCAGGTACTGTAGGTGGATTAGCAAGTTTTGCATTCAACTCATCTGTTGCCGCTGGTGCTTCTGGGGCACTTTTTGGATTATTTGGTGCTCTCCTCTTTTTCGGTGTTACAAACAAAAAGGTATTCTTTCAAACAATGGGGAAAGAGTTACTTTTTATTATTGGTTTAAACGTTATATTAGGCCTCTCGGTTCCTAATATTGATAACGGAGCCCACATGGGGGGATTAGTCGGTGGTTTTATCGCATCAGCAATTGTACAGTTACCAAAGCGAAAATCATTGCTTATGCAATTTGGTGCTCTCTTCCTGTATTGTGGACTCGTATTCGGACTCATCTACTCAGGGATTCACCAAACATTTACCGGTTTTGACCCAAACGTCTCAATTGTAATGGGGGACCGACAAGTTGAGGAGAACAATTATGGGAAGGCAGTAGAATTATATAGTGAGGGGATTCAACATACAGGGGACCATGAGCAACTGCAAATTTTATATTTTAAGCGTGCTTACGTATATATTCAACAAGAGGAATTAACAAAAGCAAAAGAGGATTTACTCAAAGCGATTGAGTATAATGCCTCTTTTGCGGAAGCTCATTATAATTTAGCGTTAGTATATCACAAGTTAGATGATATTGAATCAGCTATTCACCATGTAAATACAGCTGTTGAGCTAAATAATGATGAACAGTTTCGATCACTACAGGAACGGTTGTTAAAAGTTCGGGATTCGTTGAATTAG
- a CDS encoding 5-formyltetrahydrofolate cyclo-ligase, protein MEDKKELRNEGKHLLKAFSEKERQMYANIIAGHLFKTTYWQNAHRIGITVARTTELPTKPIIHKAWELEKEVSIPKCYPDQDHKMLFYHYTPQSKLQNTYLDLFEPNDKVERLIPKESIDLIIVPGLLFDYDGYRIGYGGGYYDRYLQKFTGETIALATNKQIQRSLPHDQFDIPVHHVITETGLLF, encoded by the coding sequence ATGGAGGACAAGAAGGAACTTCGCAATGAGGGGAAACATTTATTAAAAGCATTTTCGGAAAAAGAACGACAGATGTATGCCAACATAATCGCCGGTCATCTATTCAAAACTACATATTGGCAAAACGCTCATCGGATTGGAATCACAGTCGCACGGACAACCGAGCTTCCAACGAAACCGATTATTCATAAGGCTTGGGAACTCGAAAAAGAAGTGTCGATTCCTAAGTGTTATCCAGACCAGGATCATAAAATGCTGTTTTATCATTATACGCCTCAATCAAAGCTCCAAAATACATATTTAGATTTGTTCGAGCCAAATGATAAAGTTGAAAGGTTGATACCTAAAGAGTCAATCGACCTAATAATTGTACCTGGCTTATTATTTGATTATGATGGTTACCGTATCGGTTATGGTGGGGGATATTATGATCGGTATTTACAAAAGTTTACCGGAGAAACTATTGCCCTTGCGACGAATAAACAAATCCAAAGATCGCTACCTCATGACCAGTTTGATATACCTGTTCATCACGTCATCACAGAAACAGGCCTTTTATTTTAA
- the rpmG gene encoding 50S ribosomal protein L33: MRVQVTLACTETGDRNYITTKNKRTNPDRMELVKYCPRCNKHTLHRETK; encoded by the coding sequence ATGCGTGTACAAGTAACGTTAGCATGCACTGAAACTGGTGACCGTAACTATATTACTACAAAAAATAAGCGTACTAACCCAGACAGAATGGAATTAGTAAAATATTGCCCACGTTGTAATAAACATACCCTACACCGTGAGACAAAATAA